The DNA segment GTCGTACGTGCACCGACCCGGCGGCTGGTCGCGATGACCGTCGGCGCCGACGACATCGACGACCTGGACCGGATCGGCCGTCAACTGTCCACATTGGACATCGCCGCCGAACGCACCGGCGAGCGGCTGGAGGCGGTCGAGCCGGTCGCCGGTTTCCGCGTGACCGTTGAGGTTTCCGCACGGCTGGAGCAGCCGGCGCTGGAGCCGACCGCCTACAACGGGCCCGGCCGCGTCGAGCGGACCGGCGAGCGTGCGCCGGGTGTGCTGCGAGAGTCGGCCGTACGACCATACAAGCTCGGTCACGTCGTTGTCGGCACCGTCGACCCTGAGGCCACACAGCGGTTTTTCACCGCGGGGCTGGGATTTCGGACCAGCGACTACATCAAGGACGCCGGTGCGTTCATGCGCTGCTCGACCGACCATCACAACGTGCTCGCGCTGCGCGCGCCGGTCAACTTCCTGCACCACACGTCGTGGCAGGTCGCCGACATCGACGACGTCGGCCGAGGTGCCGCCGCGATGCTCGCGGACCATCCGGAGCGGCACGTGTGGGGCCTGGGCCGGCACCACGCCGGCTCCAACTTCTTCTGGTATCTCAAGGATCCGGCCGGCAAC comes from the Fodinicola acaciae genome and includes:
- a CDS encoding VOC family protein → MSLHRLTSVTVGVPNVAETAAYYADFGLTPVADGWLSTIDGGQQLRVVRAPTRRLVAMTVGADDIDDLDRIGRQLSTLDIAAERTGERLEAVEPVAGFRVTVEVSARLEQPALEPTAYNGPGRVERTGERAPGVLRESAVRPYKLGHVVVGTVDPEATQRFFTAGLGFRTSDYIKDAGAFMRCSTDHHNVLALRAPVNFLHHTSWQVADIDDVGRGAAAMLADHPERHVWGLGRHHAGSNFFWYLKDPAGNFSEYYSDMDCIVDDQLWTPEVLDGARGLFNWGPPPPPSFLRPDDLAALMTGAHATS